From Kiritimatiellia bacterium, a single genomic window includes:
- a CDS encoding carbohydrate binding domain-containing protein, with amino-acid sequence MSRFVCQSLKKPVSYTARLFCAMGLLAQATVFASGENAGAGKESADYINLLKNGGFEDTGVDARYPLEWRYAGGKVPGEWELTRPEHAGKQCVRLRSDQDGYHGGVYQTVRIEGNRRYKVSVWIKANLAESGKLTPLYAEGRYNFLQDGQRKDKGWSVSAGVKRGEFDWQYVEKTFEMPADALGTFSVPVYPALFYGRGEVWVDDMQLVDLGPVKLGKETYSLTFENPAAWKLSAHVNEKPAEAPKDCAAQSDDKNPCEGKPGLKLKYVFTSVKHDAVLLTADASIAGGTMLALRVYGDGSGHELDAALYDKSGEAHYLPLGPVYWRGWKTVYKSFADLIRGPESKWDVSCEHWGGDKNQTLELPITRVTIGLNDRPDGFKGKGEITFGWLKIYE; translated from the coding sequence ATGAGCAGATTCGTTTGCCAATCATTAAAGAAACCGGTTTCTTATACGGCCCGGCTGTTCTGCGCGATGGGCCTGCTGGCGCAGGCAACGGTCTTCGCATCGGGCGAAAACGCCGGCGCCGGAAAGGAGTCGGCGGATTATATCAACCTGCTGAAAAATGGCGGCTTTGAAGATACCGGAGTGGATGCCCGCTATCCGCTTGAGTGGCGTTACGCCGGCGGCAAGGTTCCCGGCGAGTGGGAATTGACACGGCCTGAGCATGCGGGGAAGCAGTGCGTGCGGCTCAGGTCGGATCAAGACGGATATCATGGCGGCGTTTATCAGACTGTCAGGATTGAAGGCAACCGGAGATATAAAGTGTCGGTCTGGATCAAGGCCAACCTTGCCGAAAGCGGGAAACTTACGCCGCTATATGCTGAGGGCCGCTATAATTTTCTGCAGGACGGGCAAAGAAAAGACAAGGGTTGGAGCGTGAGCGCAGGCGTGAAACGCGGTGAATTTGACTGGCAGTATGTTGAAAAGACCTTTGAAATGCCCGCGGACGCGCTGGGGACATTTTCCGTGCCTGTGTATCCGGCGCTTTTTTACGGCCGGGGCGAGGTTTGGGTTGACGACATGCAACTGGTTGATTTAGGGCCTGTCAAGTTGGGCAAGGAAACGTATTCGCTGACATTTGAAAATCCCGCGGCATGGAAGCTGTCGGCGCATGTCAACGAAAAGCCGGCCGAAGCGCCGAAAGACTGCGCCGCGCAAAGCGATGATAAGAACCCGTGCGAGGGCAAGCCGGGATTGAAATTAAAGTATGTTTTTACTTCGGTCAAACATGACGCCGTTCTGCTGACGGCGGACGCGTCCATTGCCGGGGGAACGATGCTGGCATTGCGGGTATATGGGGACGGTTCCGGGCATGAACTGGACGCGGCGCTGTATGACAAGAGCGGGGAAGCGCATTATCTGCCGCTCGGTCCGGTTTATTGGCGGGGGTGGAAGACGGTGTACAAATCATTTGCCGACCTGATCAGGGGGCCGGAGAGCAAGTGGGACGTGTCGTGCGAGCATTGGGGCGGGGACAAGAACCAGACCCTGGAGTTGCCCATAACGCGGGTAACTATCGGCCTGAACGACCGGCCGGACGGTTTCAAGGGCAAAGGGGAAATAACGTTCGGATGGCTGAAGATTTATGAATAA